In Pectobacterium aroidearum, the following are encoded in one genomic region:
- a CDS encoding HlyD family type I secretion periplasmic adaptor subunit gives MSALREVTSQPTAPRTQVEDNVAAMPLHTDAGRYLKHGLWLVLIGFGGLLLWAGMAPLDKGVAVSGRVIVADNRKAVQPVSSGRIASLTVRDGDRVQAGQVLATLDQTPAQAQRDNLVTQLQEAHAGEARLLAERDDLNTIAFPAPTEQHSTVTQQIQIAQQQLFISRRAALQQERTAMQAAIIGAKAQSQGSQALLASSQTQFQIISEQLRGLRPLAQEGYIARNRLLDVERQAAQLAGAIAQERNNQVQLQQQVVELEQKIQQRQNEYQKEVRAQLADTQRSIQDLTQRLKTAEYELQHTHIRAPASGTVVGLALHTEGGVVNSGQMLMEIVPDGQPLLIDAQLPIELVDRVSNGLPVELLFSAFNQSTTPRISGVVALIGADQLVEQQTGKPYYALRIHVDEQGKQQLAGLDVRPGMPVQAFIRTGERSLLNYLFKPLSDRLHLALTEE, from the coding sequence ATGTCCGCGTTACGTGAAGTCACATCACAGCCAACAGCCCCACGTACTCAAGTAGAGGATAACGTTGCGGCAATGCCGTTACATACCGATGCCGGACGATATTTAAAGCATGGCCTCTGGCTGGTGCTTATCGGCTTTGGTGGCTTGCTGCTGTGGGCTGGCATGGCACCGCTGGATAAAGGCGTCGCCGTATCCGGTCGGGTCATTGTCGCGGACAATCGTAAAGCCGTGCAGCCTGTCAGTAGCGGACGTATCGCTTCACTCACCGTGCGGGATGGCGACCGCGTGCAGGCTGGGCAAGTTCTTGCCACGCTGGATCAAACACCCGCTCAGGCACAACGTGACAATCTCGTCACCCAGCTTCAGGAAGCACACGCGGGCGAAGCGCGTCTGCTGGCGGAACGCGACGATCTGAATACGATTGCTTTCCCAGCCCCCACAGAGCAGCACAGCACCGTCACACAGCAAATTCAGATCGCCCAGCAGCAGCTTTTCATCAGCCGTCGCGCCGCGCTGCAACAGGAACGTACGGCAATGCAGGCTGCCATCATCGGGGCAAAAGCGCAGTCGCAGGGGTCACAGGCGCTGCTGGCCAGCAGCCAAACACAATTCCAGATTATCAGCGAACAGCTACGCGGGCTACGTCCGCTGGCGCAGGAAGGCTATATCGCCCGTAACCGCCTGCTGGACGTCGAGCGACAGGCCGCCCAACTGGCTGGCGCGATTGCGCAGGAACGGAATAATCAGGTACAGCTCCAGCAGCAGGTCGTCGAGCTGGAGCAAAAAATTCAGCAGCGTCAGAACGAATACCAGAAAGAGGTACGCGCCCAACTCGCCGATACCCAGCGTTCCATTCAGGATCTCACCCAGCGCCTAAAAACAGCGGAATATGAACTCCAGCACACGCACATTCGCGCGCCCGCCAGCGGCACCGTCGTCGGGCTAGCGCTGCATACCGAAGGCGGCGTAGTCAATAGCGGACAGATGCTGATGGAGATTGTTCCCGATGGACAACCACTCTTGATTGACGCGCAGTTGCCTATCGAGCTAGTAGACAGAGTCAGCAACGGGCTACCGGTCGAGCTGCTGTTTTCTGCGTTCAACCAAAGCACTACCCCGCGCATTTCCGGTGTTGTCGCACTGATCGGTGCCGACCAACTCGTCGAACAACAGACGGGAAAACCCTATTACGCACTGCGTATTCACGTCGATGAACAGGGTAAACAGCAGCTCGCCGGACTGGACGTTCGTCCCGGTATGCCGGTGCAAGCCTTTATTCGCACCGGTGAGCGCTCCCTGCTCAACTACCTGTTTAAACCACTGTCCGATCGCCTGCATCTGGCGCTGACCGAGGAGTAA
- a CDS encoding TolC family outer membrane protein, translating into MLRLSSVYRAAIRSRYAIPLVLTLFYSAPTQALGLMEAWQHALTHDPAFQAAVHARNADSEEKNIGRAGLLPKVTYDYSQSRNDSTVTTGGQQSERDYTSRVSSFSLQQPLIDYAAWSRYQQGEASAVLADEQLRDASQQLLVRLFQAYTNVLFSREQIALVQAQQRAYREQYQLNQRLFQQGEGTRTDILETEARVNLTEAQLIEARDNLDISLRELETLLGMPVGVDQLATLTPRFMPQPLQPAGYQHWQSLAVRHNAQLLALNQSLAVAKYSIERNRAGHLPQVTLVASTRNTQSDTENSYNQKYDTRSIGIRVSVPIFAGGGVSAATRQAQERYQQTAREKDEQTATIQTELRRQFNLVTSSQAKIRAYELAEKSALALVTATQKSVQGGERVNLDVLNAEQQLYGARRDLTEARYTWLTAWLQLRYYAGTLDEQTLRQLATYFVHT; encoded by the coding sequence ATGCTGCGCCTTTCATCCGTTTATCGCGCGGCAATCCGCTCCCGTTATGCCATCCCCCTTGTTCTCACGCTGTTCTACAGCGCACCGACTCAGGCACTGGGATTAATGGAAGCCTGGCAGCATGCACTAACCCACGACCCGGCTTTTCAGGCTGCCGTGCATGCGCGTAATGCCGACAGCGAAGAAAAGAATATCGGGCGCGCCGGACTCTTGCCGAAAGTCACCTATGACTACAGCCAGTCGCGTAACGACTCCACCGTTACAACGGGTGGCCAACAGTCGGAACGGGATTACACCAGCCGCGTCTCCAGCTTTTCCCTGCAACAGCCGCTTATCGACTACGCGGCATGGTCGCGTTATCAACAGGGTGAAGCCAGCGCCGTGCTGGCCGACGAACAGTTGCGCGATGCCAGCCAGCAGTTGCTGGTACGTCTGTTTCAGGCCTACACCAACGTGCTGTTTAGCCGTGAACAGATTGCGCTGGTTCAGGCTCAGCAGCGCGCCTATCGCGAGCAATACCAACTGAATCAACGCCTCTTTCAGCAAGGCGAAGGCACCCGCACGGATATACTGGAAACCGAAGCACGGGTCAACCTGACGGAAGCGCAGCTCATCGAAGCGCGGGATAATCTGGATATCAGCCTGCGTGAACTGGAGACTCTGCTGGGGATGCCCGTTGGTGTGGATCAGCTTGCGACGCTAACGCCACGCTTCATGCCGCAACCGCTTCAGCCTGCGGGCTATCAGCACTGGCAATCATTGGCGGTACGCCACAACGCTCAGCTATTAGCGCTAAACCAGTCACTGGCCGTGGCGAAATACAGCATTGAGCGTAACCGGGCGGGTCACCTGCCGCAGGTCACACTGGTCGCCAGCACGCGCAATACGCAATCAGACACCGAAAACAGCTACAACCAGAAATACGATACGCGATCGATTGGTATCCGCGTCAGCGTACCGATTTTTGCCGGTGGCGGTGTCTCTGCCGCAACGCGTCAGGCTCAGGAGCGCTATCAGCAAACGGCGCGGGAAAAGGACGAACAGACGGCGACAATACAGACGGAACTGCGTCGCCAGTTTAATCTGGTCACCAGCAGTCAGGCGAAAATCCGTGCCTATGAGCTGGCGGAAAAATCAGCGCTGGCACTGGTTACCGCCACACAGAAGAGCGTTCAAGGTGGAGAGCGCGTGAATCTTGACGTACTGAATGCTGAACAGCAGCTCTACGGTGCACGGCGCGATCTGACCGAAGCACGCTATACCTGGCTGACGGCCTGGCTACAGCTGCGTTACTACGCCGGTACACTGGACGAGCAGACGTTGCGTCAGTTAGCGACCTATTTCGTACATACCTAA
- a CDS encoding anaerobic C4-dicarboxylate transporter, whose product MDFIIQLVIVLICLFYGARKGGIALGLLGGIGLVILVFIFKLQPGKPPVDVMLVIIAVVAASATLQASGGLDVMLQIAERMLRRNPKYVSIIAPFVTCVLTILCGTGHVVYTILPIIYDVAIKNNIRPERPMAASSIGAQMGIIASPVSVAVVSLVAMLANFTFQGKHLGFLDLLSITIPSTLLGILAIGIFSWFRGKDLDKDEDFQKFIADPENKQYVYGDTATLLDRKLPRSNWIAMWIFLATIAAVAILGAVEQLRPVFAGKPLSMVLVIQMFMLLSGAIIIIATKTNPSSISKNEVFRSGMIAIVAVYGIAWMAETMFGAHLEEIKGTLGSLVKVYPWAYAIILLIVSKFVNSQAAALAAIVPVALAIGVDPAYIVASAPACYGYYILPTYPSDLAAIQFDRSGTTKIGRFVINHSFILPGLIGVTTSCIFGWVFAAMYGFL is encoded by the coding sequence ATGGACTTCATCATTCAATTAGTCATTGTCCTGATCTGCCTTTTTTACGGGGCAAGAAAAGGCGGAATCGCGCTGGGTTTATTAGGCGGGATTGGACTTGTTATTCTGGTCTTTATTTTTAAACTGCAACCGGGTAAACCTCCCGTCGATGTTATGCTGGTCATTATTGCCGTGGTGGCCGCATCGGCAACGCTTCAGGCATCGGGCGGGCTGGATGTCATGCTGCAAATCGCGGAACGAATGCTGCGGCGTAATCCGAAATACGTTTCGATTATTGCCCCCTTCGTCACCTGTGTTCTGACGATCCTGTGTGGTACAGGTCACGTGGTGTATACCATCCTGCCGATTATTTATGATGTTGCCATCAAGAATAATATCCGCCCTGAAAGGCCAATGGCTGCCAGTTCAATCGGCGCACAAATGGGGATTATCGCCAGCCCGGTTTCTGTTGCGGTTGTCTCGCTGGTTGCCATGCTGGCTAACTTCACCTTCCAGGGTAAGCATCTGGGATTCCTCGACCTGCTGTCTATTACCATCCCTTCTACCCTGCTGGGCATTCTGGCGATTGGGATTTTCAGCTGGTTCCGCGGTAAAGATCTGGATAAGGATGAGGATTTCCAGAAGTTCATCGCCGATCCAGAAAACAAACAGTACGTGTATGGCGATACCGCTACGCTGTTGGATAGAAAATTGCCACGCAGCAACTGGATCGCCATGTGGATTTTTCTGGCAACCATCGCTGCGGTAGCAATTTTGGGTGCCGTTGAACAACTGCGTCCGGTCTTTGCCGGTAAACCACTGTCGATGGTGCTGGTCATTCAGATGTTTATGCTGCTGTCTGGTGCCATCATCATTATTGCGACCAAAACCAATCCGTCATCCATCTCGAAGAATGAAGTGTTCCGTTCTGGGATGATAGCCATCGTCGCGGTATACGGTATCGCCTGGATGGCGGAAACCATGTTCGGCGCGCATCTGGAAGAGATTAAAGGTACGCTCGGTTCCTTGGTGAAAGTCTACCCTTGGGCTTACGCCATTATCCTGCTGATTGTATCGAAGTTCGTGAACTCGCAGGCAGCGGCGCTGGCGGCCATTGTCCCCGTTGCGCTTGCTATCGGTGTGGATCCGGCGTATATCGTGGCCTCTGCGCCAGCCTGCTATGGTTACTACATTCTGCCAACCTACCCAAGCGATCTGGCGGCTATCCAGTTTGACCGCTCCGGCACCACCAAAATTGGCCGCTTCGTTATCAACCACAGCTTTATTCTGCCGGGACTCATTGGCGTAACCACCTCCTGTATCTTTGGCTGGGTGTTTGCCGCGATGTACGGCTTCCTGTAA
- a CDS encoding amino acid racemase, whose amino-acid sequence MSSPLIGVLGGMGPLATVDLLHKIIEETPASRDQDHVPVVAWTVPQIPDRQQALAGTGESPLPLLLHAVRQLNHLSVSHIVVPCNTAHHWFDALAEESHAPLIHIADATLHATTLPAEAKKAPQKIGLIATHGTLNAGWYQQRFAAQLGAETVVPDEQEMTTLFVPGCYAVKRGELQHGGRLLDQLAARLVARGAERLVLACTEVPPAVETVSSRWRDISIDPTRALAQACVRIWLQR is encoded by the coding sequence ATGAGTTCGCCGCTGATTGGTGTGCTGGGTGGCATGGGGCCGCTTGCGACGGTCGATCTGCTGCATAAAATCATTGAAGAAACACCAGCCAGCCGCGATCAGGATCATGTGCCAGTGGTTGCCTGGACTGTGCCGCAGATTCCAGACCGCCAGCAGGCACTGGCAGGAACGGGCGAATCACCGTTGCCGCTGCTTTTGCATGCCGTTCGGCAGCTTAACCACTTGTCGGTCAGCCATATCGTGGTGCCGTGCAATACGGCACACCACTGGTTTGATGCGCTGGCGGAGGAAAGCCATGCGCCGCTGATACACATTGCTGATGCCACGTTGCACGCTACCACACTGCCTGCGGAGGCAAAGAAAGCACCGCAAAAAATCGGGCTGATCGCGACTCACGGAACGCTTAACGCCGGGTGGTATCAGCAGCGTTTTGCCGCGCAGTTAGGGGCTGAAACCGTGGTGCCGGACGAGCAGGAAATGACGACACTCTTCGTGCCGGGATGCTATGCGGTAAAACGCGGAGAATTACAGCACGGTGGACGCTTGCTGGATCAGCTTGCCGCACGCCTGGTAGCACGAGGTGCGGAACGTTTAGTGCTGGCCTGCACGGAAGTGCCTCCTGCAGTGGAGACGGTATCATCACGCTGGCGAGATATCAGCATCGATCCGACACGAGCATTGGCACAGGCTTGCGTTCGTATTTGGCTGCAAAGATAA
- a CDS encoding D-cysteine desulfhydrase: protein MHLARFPRLSLGHFPTPLEALPNLSAYLGGPTIYIKRDDATGLATGGNKTRKLEFLLADAQQQGADIIITQGATQSNHVRQTIAAATKLGLKTKVLLEKRVEDYGEDYQRSGNVLLDHLLGGEIIDHLPAGTDMQQAMETLAESLRKEGLKPYVIPGGGSSPVGALGYVACAEELLFQSSQQRLRIDHIVHATGSTGTQAGLVTGLAATHSQIPLLGISVRAPKAKQEENVYALAQRTWQLLGIPGELPRSAVQVNSDYVGKGYGIPTEGTLEALRLLAQLEGILLDPVYSGKGMAGLIDLIRQGHFRADENIVFIHTGGSAGLFGYRQLFEQTAAQ from the coding sequence ATGCACCTTGCCCGATTCCCCCGTTTGTCACTGGGCCATTTTCCTACACCGTTGGAGGCATTGCCGAATCTGTCTGCCTATCTGGGCGGGCCGACGATTTATATCAAACGTGACGATGCGACAGGACTGGCAACGGGTGGGAATAAAACCCGCAAACTGGAATTCCTGTTAGCCGATGCGCAACAGCAGGGCGCGGATATCATTATCACGCAGGGCGCGACGCAGTCTAATCATGTACGGCAAACCATTGCGGCGGCGACAAAGCTGGGGCTGAAAACCAAAGTACTGCTGGAAAAGCGCGTGGAGGACTACGGCGAAGACTACCAGCGTTCCGGCAACGTGCTGCTGGATCATCTGCTTGGCGGTGAAATTATCGATCATCTGCCCGCTGGAACGGACATGCAGCAGGCGATGGAAACGCTGGCAGAATCGCTGCGCAAAGAAGGATTGAAACCTTATGTCATTCCCGGCGGCGGCTCCAGTCCGGTAGGCGCACTAGGCTATGTCGCCTGTGCGGAAGAGTTGCTGTTTCAGTCCAGCCAGCAGCGCCTGCGCATCGATCATATTGTGCATGCGACGGGGAGCACAGGTACGCAGGCGGGATTGGTTACCGGGCTGGCGGCGACGCATAGCCAAATTCCCTTGTTAGGCATCAGCGTCAGAGCGCCGAAAGCGAAGCAGGAAGAGAATGTTTACGCATTAGCGCAGCGCACCTGGCAACTGCTTGGCATTCCGGGTGAGCTGCCGCGCAGTGCTGTGCAGGTGAACAGTGATTACGTTGGCAAAGGGTACGGTATTCCAACCGAAGGAACGCTGGAGGCGCTCAGGCTGCTGGCGCAACTGGAAGGGATTCTGCTCGATCCGGTCTATTCCGGCAAAGGCATGGCGGGGCTGATCGATCTGATTCGTCAGGGACATTTTCGCGCCGATGAAAACATTGTCTTCATCCATACCGGTGGGTCAGCCGGACTGTTTGGTTACCGTCAACTGTTTGAACAGACGGCCGCACAATGA
- a CDS encoding ABC transporter ATP-binding protein, with the protein MTESSQPVAPHIVVERVSLTFPSQRGPLTVLDDVSLQIAKGEFVVLLGPSGCGKSTILNMIAGFEAADKGRVLCGDEPVRRPGPSRGMVFQQANLFPWLTVLENVTFGPRMQGANKAQLQREAENYLALVGLEGFQQHYPWQLSGGMKQRVALARAWLPNPEVLLMDEPFGALDAQTRLMMQELLLSAWQKTGTTLLFVTHDVDEALFLADRVLVMSARPGRIAEAIPLPFGRERDIETLAQHPDYAALKQRILHRVREEARRHLNL; encoded by the coding sequence ATGACAGAATCTTCTCAGCCCGTTGCGCCACACATTGTTGTGGAGCGCGTTAGTCTCACATTTCCGTCACAACGCGGCCCGCTAACGGTGCTGGATGACGTTTCTCTCCAGATCGCTAAAGGTGAATTTGTGGTGCTGCTGGGTCCTTCCGGCTGCGGCAAATCCACCATTCTCAATATGATCGCCGGTTTTGAAGCTGCCGATAAGGGGCGCGTACTGTGCGGCGATGAACCTGTTCGTCGTCCGGGCCCCTCGCGCGGCATGGTATTTCAGCAGGCCAACTTATTTCCCTGGCTCACCGTGCTGGAAAACGTGACGTTTGGACCACGGATGCAGGGCGCAAATAAAGCTCAGCTTCAGCGTGAAGCAGAAAATTATCTGGCACTGGTCGGGCTGGAAGGATTCCAACAGCACTACCCCTGGCAACTCTCTGGCGGAATGAAACAGCGGGTGGCGCTGGCTCGTGCCTGGCTGCCGAACCCTGAGGTGTTGCTGATGGACGAGCCGTTTGGTGCGCTGGATGCACAAACCCGTTTGATGATGCAGGAACTGCTGCTATCTGCCTGGCAAAAAACCGGCACGACGCTGTTATTTGTCACGCATGACGTGGATGAAGCGCTGTTCTTGGCTGACCGGGTATTGGTGATGTCCGCGCGTCCTGGCCGTATTGCAGAAGCAATCCCACTGCCGTTTGGCCGCGAAAGAGACATTGAAACTCTGGCACAGCACCCTGACTACGCCGCCTTGAAGCAGCGTATTTTACATCGCGTTCGTGAAGAAGCGCGTCGTCACCTTAATCTGTAA
- a CDS encoding ABC transporter permease, whose amino-acid sequence MKRTSYVLLSIASVAAVLALWQVAGAKQWVDPLLLPPLSDIILTAGELAQDGYRQVPLWEHIAVSVARALSAFSVAIILGVPLGLLMGLSPPIAAVFNPFVQFLRPLPKIALIPLAVVWLGIGEASKFFLIFIATFLSVVVGACAAVERVERSRIRVAQTLGASRRQIFFHVVLPDTLPELFTTVRLAIGIGWTSLIAAEMVAATSGIGWMVMNASAYLRTDIVMLGILLLGGIGYVLDLLLVGAQRVFVPWAGKSS is encoded by the coding sequence GTGAAAAGAACGTCTTATGTATTATTGAGTATCGCGTCTGTGGCGGCGGTGCTCGCGTTGTGGCAAGTGGCGGGCGCGAAGCAGTGGGTCGATCCGCTGCTGCTACCACCACTGTCAGATATCATCCTGACCGCTGGGGAACTGGCGCAGGATGGCTATCGGCAGGTACCGCTATGGGAGCATATTGCCGTCAGCGTCGCTCGGGCGCTAAGCGCTTTCAGCGTCGCCATTATTCTGGGTGTCCCGCTTGGCCTGTTGATGGGGCTATCGCCTCCGATTGCTGCCGTTTTTAATCCTTTCGTTCAGTTTCTCCGGCCACTGCCTAAAATCGCACTGATCCCGCTGGCGGTAGTCTGGTTGGGAATCGGTGAGGCATCCAAATTTTTCCTGATCTTTATCGCGACGTTTCTCAGCGTCGTGGTGGGGGCTTGTGCCGCTGTTGAGCGCGTGGAACGTTCCCGTATCCGCGTCGCACAAACGCTCGGCGCCAGTCGCCGACAGATCTTTTTCCACGTCGTTTTGCCCGATACGCTGCCGGAGTTGTTCACCACGGTGCGACTGGCTATCGGTATCGGTTGGACGTCCCTGATTGCGGCAGAAATGGTTGCGGCCACGTCGGGCATTGGCTGGATGGTCATGAACGCCAGCGCTTATCTGCGTACCGATATCGTTATGTTGGGCATTTTATTATTAGGCGGCATTGGCTATGTGCTCGATCTGTTATTGGTTGGTGCACAGCGCGTCTTCGTGCCGTGGGCGGGGAAATCATCATGA
- a CDS encoding glycine betaine ABC transporter substrate-binding protein, with protein MKNRLSVVGVSGLLLITTSVLAAEKHPDEVRVAYSGGSQVLVLAKADGSLQKALGAPVKWVQFASGADALNYFASNAIDIANFGSSPATAGIVRKLPVEIVGVSGVIATYERLIAKSGIATLKDIEGKRVAYPPNSTAQYALEAAIAVNKLDRSNITLIPLRPAEMVAAWKRGDIDAGYVWAPFAQELEASAGHAIFATKDLQKDGYLIYNNYVVRKAFAQQYPETVARFLRVHQLKVDEFRQDPEKAAAIVAKEVGAPVTTATNTLSGLEYPTLEQQATAQWLGEGSNTDRSGIGQAVAKTAHFLESIGEVRQRDIPASFADSINSSYLKQAAKGN; from the coding sequence ATGAAAAATAGATTGAGTGTTGTCGGCGTCAGTGGCTTGTTATTAATCACGACATCTGTACTGGCGGCGGAAAAGCATCCTGATGAGGTGCGCGTAGCCTACAGTGGCGGTTCGCAGGTATTAGTCTTAGCTAAAGCCGATGGTTCGTTGCAAAAAGCATTGGGTGCGCCAGTAAAGTGGGTGCAGTTTGCTTCTGGTGCTGATGCGCTGAATTATTTTGCCAGTAATGCAATAGATATCGCCAACTTTGGTTCCAGCCCGGCGACAGCCGGTATTGTCAGGAAACTGCCGGTGGAGATCGTCGGTGTATCTGGCGTGATCGCCACGTACGAGCGCCTGATTGCCAAGTCTGGTATCGCCACGCTGAAAGATATCGAAGGTAAGCGTGTCGCCTATCCGCCAAATTCCACAGCCCAGTACGCGCTGGAAGCGGCAATCGCGGTGAATAAACTCGACCGCAGCAACATTACCCTTATTCCGCTACGTCCGGCTGAGATGGTGGCGGCATGGAAGCGTGGCGACATTGATGCAGGCTACGTCTGGGCACCATTCGCGCAGGAGCTGGAAGCCTCCGCCGGGCATGCGATTTTTGCGACCAAAGATCTGCAAAAAGATGGCTATCTGATTTACAACAACTATGTGGTTAGAAAGGCTTTTGCCCAGCAGTACCCTGAAACGGTGGCGCGCTTCCTGCGCGTACACCAGTTGAAAGTGGATGAGTTCCGTCAGGATCCGGAAAAAGCGGCGGCGATTGTGGCAAAAGAAGTCGGTGCGCCTGTTACGACGGCAACCAATACGCTGTCAGGGCTGGAATACCCGACGCTGGAACAGCAGGCGACGGCACAGTGGCTGGGTGAAGGTAGCAACACCGATCGCAGCGGTATTGGTCAGGCAGTCGCAAAAACGGCGCATTTTCTGGAGAGTATCGGCGAAGTTCGCCAACGCGATATCCCTGCATCGTTCGCCGACTCCATTAATTCCTCTTATCTGAAGCAGGCTGCGAAAGGGAATTAA
- a CDS encoding malate/lactate/ureidoglycolate dehydrogenase codes for MPVFTHHYLRDYLRDRLTENDVDASIAGTVADNLVESSLKGHDSHGVSMLPRYIDAIREGGLAPHALAEKTLDFGPLISFDGQQGFGQVVAKQALTEGIARAQTHGLAVVSLANAHHLGRIGAWAEQAAEAGLVSLHFANVYTKPVVLPWQGQQARFGTNPFCAGIPVEQDDPVILDFATSVIAGNKARIAWNEGKSVAPGCIVDNEGNPTVDPRWLMEQPLGALLPFGEHKGSGLSLVCSLLGAALTGGKTERTAKGEGKQIINSMLSILIDPQKLGGAATYQQEIPALLEWVRQSRDDNELLLPGDKEKQTYRQRQENGIFVDDVSWGQLSYLNKKVA; via the coding sequence ATGCCTGTCTTTACTCATCATTATTTACGCGATTATTTACGTGACCGCCTGACAGAGAATGATGTCGATGCATCAATTGCAGGAACGGTGGCGGATAATCTCGTTGAATCCAGCCTGAAAGGGCATGACTCGCACGGCGTCAGTATGTTGCCGCGCTATATCGACGCCATTCGGGAAGGTGGGCTTGCGCCTCACGCACTGGCGGAGAAAACGCTGGATTTCGGTCCGCTCATTTCGTTTGACGGGCAGCAGGGCTTCGGGCAGGTGGTCGCGAAGCAGGCACTGACGGAAGGCATTGCGCGTGCGCAAACGCACGGTCTGGCGGTGGTAAGTTTAGCCAACGCACACCATTTGGGGCGTATCGGCGCGTGGGCGGAACAGGCCGCAGAAGCCGGGTTGGTATCGCTGCATTTCGCCAACGTGTATACCAAACCAGTGGTGCTGCCGTGGCAGGGGCAGCAGGCGCGCTTCGGGACGAACCCGTTCTGTGCAGGGATTCCGGTTGAACAGGACGATCCGGTGATTCTGGATTTTGCTACCAGCGTGATTGCAGGTAATAAAGCGCGTATCGCCTGGAACGAGGGCAAGTCGGTCGCGCCCGGCTGTATCGTCGATAACGAAGGTAACCCGACGGTCGATCCTCGCTGGCTGATGGAACAACCCTTGGGCGCGCTGTTGCCGTTTGGCGAGCATAAAGGATCGGGGCTCTCGCTGGTTTGCTCTTTACTGGGTGCGGCGCTGACCGGTGGGAAAACCGAGCGCACGGCGAAAGGCGAGGGCAAGCAGATTATTAACAGTATGCTGTCGATTTTAATCGATCCGCAGAAATTAGGCGGTGCGGCCACCTATCAGCAGGAAATACCTGCGTTATTAGAATGGGTGCGCCAATCCCGCGATGATAATGAATTATTACTGCCGGGCGATAAAGAAAAACAAACCTATCGCCAGCGGCAGGAGAACGGTATTTTTGTCGATGATGTCAGTTGGGGACAACTCTCTTATTTAAATAAAAAAGTGGCCTGA
- a CDS encoding ABC transporter substrate-binding protein, protein MNHSLPAKKSTRFTRLAALIGLTLTAFGASAEGSISIAQQFGIGYLILDVVRDQNLIEKHGKQQGLDIKVDWRTLSGATAINEALLSGALDVASAGVPPMLTVWDRTQGRQNVKAIASLGSMPNYLLSNNPAVKSIRDLSDKDRIAVPAAGVGFQSRTLQIETAKLYGAEDFKRFDKISVSLPHPDASAALIAGGSEINAHFSSPPFQYQALEHANVHKILSSYDVLGGQATFNVLYTTQKFHDENPKTYRAFYEALKEASQIIKADKVAAAETYIRVEKSKLDPELVKRIVADPEIDFTITPERTYVYAEKLQQLGVLKNKAASWKDYFFAEIHDQPGS, encoded by the coding sequence ATGAATCACTCACTCCCCGCGAAAAAATCGACACGTTTCACACGCCTTGCTGCCCTGATCGGCCTGACGCTAACGGCCTTTGGCGCCAGTGCGGAAGGCAGCATCAGCATTGCGCAACAGTTTGGCATTGGCTACCTGATTCTGGATGTGGTGCGCGACCAGAACCTGATAGAGAAGCACGGTAAGCAGCAGGGCCTGGATATCAAGGTAGACTGGCGCACACTTTCTGGTGCGACGGCGATTAACGAAGCACTGCTATCCGGCGCGCTGGATGTGGCCTCCGCCGGGGTTCCTCCAATGCTGACCGTATGGGATCGCACACAGGGCCGCCAGAATGTGAAAGCAATCGCCTCGCTCGGTTCGATGCCCAACTATTTACTCAGTAATAACCCAGCAGTGAAATCTATCCGAGATCTGAGCGATAAAGACCGTATCGCCGTGCCTGCGGCAGGTGTAGGTTTTCAGTCTCGCACGCTGCAAATCGAAACCGCGAAGCTCTATGGCGCGGAAGATTTCAAACGTTTCGATAAGATTTCTGTCAGCCTACCGCATCCCGATGCCAGCGCGGCGCTGATCGCAGGGGGTTCCGAAATCAATGCACACTTTTCCAGCCCACCGTTCCAATATCAGGCGCTGGAACATGCCAATGTGCACAAGATCCTAAGCTCTTATGACGTACTGGGCGGTCAGGCAACGTTCAACGTGCTCTACACCACGCAGAAATTCCATGATGAAAATCCGAAAACCTACCGCGCCTTCTATGAGGCGCTGAAAGAAGCGTCCCAGATTATCAAAGCAGATAAAGTCGCGGCGGCAGAAACCTATATTCGAGTAGAAAAATCGAAGCTGGATCCTGAACTGGTCAAACGTATCGTCGCCGATCCCGAAATCGATTTCACTATCACGCCAGAACGCACCTACGTTTATGCCGAAAAGTTGCAACAGCTTGGCGTGCTGAAAAACAAAGCCGCCTCCTGGAAGGACTATTTCTTTGCTGAAATCCACGACCAACCGGGTAGCTAA